One genomic window of Haloferax mediterranei ATCC 33500 includes the following:
- the leuS gene encoding leucine--tRNA ligase — MDYDPQELEARWRERWSETGRYEADPDADADDATFVTVPYPYPSGGMHIGHARTYTVPDVYARYRRQQGDNVLFPIAWHVTGTPIIGAVERLKKREEKQLSVLTETYNVSEDTLPDLETPMGWARYFIEEHYKQGMQSLGLSIDWRREFTTNNERYSKFIEWQYRTLRERGRLEKGLHPVKFCTNEEQPVTTHDLLEGENAEFQEYTLVRFGWERGDDEVVVPMATLRPETVHGVTNAYIDPEATYVVAEVDGEPWFVSEYAAAKLEYQARDVDILETVEGAELVGQSVENPVTGDDVLVLPAGFVDADNATGVVMSVPAHSPDDYVALQEAKADTDYLESFGIDPADVADIEPIPILDIDSEDDEYGEIPAQSAVESKGIESSDDPALEKATKDLYNKEFHAGRLKAFYGDYAGELVEDVRDDFKADGVDAGQFDVMQEFSEEVVCRCGGDVVVSEQDTWFLSYDDEDWKELTHDVADGLDAIPENTRDEYHHTIDWLNGWPCIRNYGLGTRLPWDDQFVIEPLSDSTIYMAYYTIAHRLQDIPVEDLTQDFFDTLFYGPDAADEVDERALDLREEWNYWYPVDYRFSGNDLITNHLTFYQFHHGELFDEPQWPQGIVIMGMGLLEGQKMSSSKGHVVLPGEAIGEYGADTVRFFLLNSAEPWQDYDWRDDLVGSVYDQLERFWNRAQEIIADPGPDEQPELETVDRWLLSKLQDTVRDVTTAMDESETRSASQAAFYNFEEDLRWYRRRTDLDRPAAKWTLRNVLETRLRLLAPFIPFMTNELHEQLTGTPAEDAPWPEPDDAFDDETVELEEQQVERLTEDVRDIIDVTESDPDTIRVYVAADWKRDVFETVVENGDNVGAIMGQVMQNPDLREKGNAVNDLVQDLVSQTRGQDEPTLRAQLELDEVATYERAADFLAREFDADVEVFAEDDSDIVDPADRASKAIPFRPAVHLE, encoded by the coding sequence ATGGACTACGACCCGCAGGAACTGGAAGCGCGTTGGCGGGAGCGCTGGTCCGAGACCGGCCGATACGAGGCCGACCCGGACGCAGACGCCGACGACGCCACGTTCGTGACGGTGCCTTATCCGTACCCCAGCGGCGGGATGCACATCGGGCACGCGCGAACGTACACCGTTCCAGACGTGTACGCTCGGTACCGACGACAGCAGGGCGACAACGTGCTTTTCCCCATCGCGTGGCACGTGACCGGCACGCCGATTATCGGTGCCGTCGAGCGCCTCAAGAAGCGAGAAGAAAAGCAACTGTCCGTCCTGACCGAAACCTACAACGTCTCCGAAGACACGCTCCCGGACCTTGAGACGCCCATGGGTTGGGCGCGCTACTTCATCGAGGAGCACTACAAACAGGGGATGCAGTCGCTCGGTCTCTCTATCGACTGGCGACGCGAGTTCACGACGAACAACGAGCGCTACTCGAAGTTCATCGAGTGGCAGTACCGGACGCTCCGCGAGCGCGGCCGACTGGAGAAAGGGCTGCACCCCGTCAAGTTCTGTACGAACGAAGAGCAACCGGTCACGACGCACGACCTGCTCGAAGGCGAGAACGCGGAGTTCCAGGAGTACACGCTGGTCCGCTTCGGCTGGGAACGCGGCGACGACGAGGTCGTCGTCCCGATGGCCACGCTGCGCCCCGAGACGGTCCACGGCGTGACGAACGCCTACATCGACCCCGAAGCGACCTACGTGGTCGCCGAAGTCGACGGCGAACCGTGGTTCGTCTCCGAGTACGCGGCCGCGAAACTGGAATATCAGGCCCGCGACGTGGACATTCTGGAGACGGTCGAAGGAGCTGAACTTGTCGGCCAGTCGGTCGAGAACCCCGTCACCGGCGACGACGTGCTGGTCCTTCCGGCCGGATTCGTCGATGCCGACAACGCAACGGGCGTCGTCATGTCCGTCCCGGCTCACAGCCCCGACGACTACGTGGCGCTCCAAGAGGCGAAAGCCGACACCGACTACCTCGAATCGTTCGGCATCGACCCCGCCGACGTGGCGGACATCGAGCCGATTCCGATTCTCGACATCGACTCCGAGGACGACGAGTACGGCGAAATTCCCGCGCAGTCGGCCGTCGAGAGCAAGGGAATCGAGTCGTCCGACGACCCGGCCCTCGAAAAGGCGACGAAGGACCTCTACAACAAGGAGTTCCACGCCGGTCGCCTGAAAGCGTTCTACGGCGACTACGCTGGCGAACTCGTCGAGGACGTCCGCGACGACTTCAAGGCCGACGGCGTCGACGCCGGCCAGTTCGACGTGATGCAGGAGTTCTCCGAGGAAGTCGTCTGCCGCTGTGGCGGCGATGTCGTCGTCTCCGAGCAGGACACGTGGTTCCTCTCGTACGACGACGAGGACTGGAAAGAACTCACCCACGACGTGGCCGACGGGCTGGACGCCATCCCCGAGAACACCCGCGACGAGTACCACCACACCATCGACTGGCTGAATGGTTGGCCGTGTATCCGGAACTACGGGCTCGGAACCCGCCTGCCGTGGGACGACCAGTTCGTCATCGAGCCGCTTTCGGACTCGACTATCTACATGGCGTACTACACCATCGCCCACCGCCTGCAGGACATCCCGGTCGAAGACCTCACGCAGGACTTCTTCGACACGCTGTTCTACGGTCCCGACGCGGCCGACGAGGTGGACGAGCGCGCCCTCGACCTGCGCGAAGAGTGGAACTACTGGTACCCGGTCGACTACCGGTTCTCCGGCAACGACCTCATCACGAACCACCTGACGTTCTACCAGTTCCACCACGGCGAACTGTTCGACGAACCGCAGTGGCCACAGGGTATCGTCATCATGGGCATGGGCCTGCTCGAAGGCCAGAAGATGTCCTCTTCGAAGGGCCACGTCGTCCTCCCCGGTGAGGCTATCGGCGAGTACGGTGCGGACACCGTTCGTTTCTTCCTGCTCAACTCCGCAGAACCGTGGCAGGACTACGACTGGCGCGACGACCTCGTCGGGTCGGTCTACGACCAACTCGAACGCTTCTGGAACCGTGCGCAAGAGATTATCGCCGACCCCGGTCCGGACGAACAGCCCGAACTGGAGACGGTCGACCGATGGCTGCTCTCGAAGCTACAGGACACCGTCCGCGACGTGACCACGGCGATGGACGAGTCCGAGACGCGCTCTGCCAGTCAGGCCGCCTTCTACAACTTCGAGGAGGACCTGCGCTGGTACCGCCGCCGGACGGACCTCGACCGGCCTGCTGCGAAGTGGACGCTCCGGAACGTCCTCGAAACACGCCTGCGCCTGCTCGCGCCCTTTATCCCGTTCATGACGAACGAACTCCACGAGCAGTTGACCGGAACCCCGGCCGAGGACGCACCGTGGCCGGAACCGGACGACGCCTTCGACGACGAGACGGTCGAACTCGAAGAACAGCAGGTCGAGCGCCTGACCGAGGACGTTCGCGACATCATCGACGTGACCGAGTCGGACCCAGACACCATCCGCGTCTACGTCGCCGCCGACTGGAAGCGCGACGTGTTCGAGACGGTCGTCGAAAACGGCGACAACGTCGGTGCCATCATGGGGCAGGTCATGCAGAACCCCGACCTGCGCGAGAAGGGCAACGCCGTCAACGACCTCGTCCAAGACCTCGTGAGCCAGACTCGCGGACAGGACGAGCCGACGCTCCGCGCCCAACTCGAACTGGACGAAGTGGCGACGTACGAACGCGCCGCAGACTTCCTCGCCCGCGAATTCGACGCCGACGTGGAGGTTTTCGCCGAGGACGACTCGGACATCGTCGACCCGGCCGACCGCGCCTCGAAGGCGATTCCGTTCCGCCCCGCAGTCCACCTCGAATAG
- a CDS encoding DUF7535 family protein, whose translation MSEDDSLSLSQKAYRSVTPETSMHPNIEMDSIGWTMFLILVVLMLPLLPFLIIVYALSKGFDYFAGQRGSEM comes from the coding sequence ATGAGCGAAGACGACTCATTATCCCTCTCGCAGAAGGCGTACCGTAGCGTTACGCCGGAGACCAGCATGCACCCGAACATCGAGATGGACTCCATCGGGTGGACGATGTTTCTCATCCTCGTCGTCCTCATGCTCCCGCTTTTACCCTTCCTCATCATCGTCTACGCGCTGTCGAAGGGATTCGACTATTTCGCGGGACAGCGCGGCTCAGAGATGTGA
- a CDS encoding ornithine cyclodeaminase family protein translates to MRKTLLLNKDDVHENVQMPELISAIEDAFAAYESGDAQMPPKSYIDLPQYNGDFRSMPAYLDAGDWDAAGIKWVNVHPDNGEKFDLPTVMGTMIYSDPETAFPLALLDGTELTMLRTGAAAAVATDHLAVEDASSMGIIGAGVQSYTQLRAISEVRDIEEVIISDLDEERVADFIDAFEDDFDIRAGSIEEAAGCDVLSTVTPVESPIVPRDAVGEHTHINAMGADAEGKHELADEVLLDAKLVIDDHAQTTHSGEINVPYHEGVLGDDDIYGAIGDIVLGELDGRTDEDGISVFDSTGLAIQDVAAAHVAYEHANENDNGYEFDLLGLADE, encoded by the coding sequence ATGCGCAAGACGCTGCTACTGAACAAAGACGACGTTCACGAGAACGTCCAGATGCCGGAACTCATCTCGGCTATCGAAGACGCTTTTGCGGCCTACGAGTCTGGAGACGCCCAGATGCCGCCGAAGTCCTACATCGACCTGCCGCAGTACAACGGCGACTTCCGGTCGATGCCCGCCTACCTCGACGCGGGTGACTGGGACGCAGCAGGCATCAAGTGGGTCAACGTCCACCCCGACAACGGCGAGAAGTTCGACCTGCCGACCGTCATGGGCACGATGATCTACTCCGACCCCGAGACGGCATTCCCGCTTGCGCTTCTTGACGGAACGGAACTGACGATGCTCCGTACGGGTGCGGCCGCCGCCGTCGCTACCGACCACCTCGCCGTCGAGGACGCCTCCTCGATGGGTATCATCGGTGCCGGTGTCCAGTCGTACACGCAACTTCGCGCCATCAGTGAAGTCCGCGACATCGAGGAAGTCATCATCTCCGACCTCGACGAAGAGCGCGTCGCCGACTTCATCGACGCCTTCGAAGACGACTTCGACATCCGCGCCGGTTCCATCGAAGAGGCCGCCGGATGTGACGTTCTCTCGACCGTGACGCCCGTCGAATCGCCCATCGTCCCGCGCGACGCCGTCGGCGAGCACACCCACATCAACGCGATGGGTGCCGACGCCGAAGGCAAGCACGAACTCGCCGACGAGGTTCTGCTCGACGCAAAACTCGTTATCGACGACCACGCGCAGACGACCCACTCCGGCGAAATCAACGTCCCGTACCACGAGGGCGTCCTCGGCGACGACGACATCTACGGCGCAATCGGCGACATCGTCCTCGGCGAACTCGACGGCCGCACGGACGAAGATGGTATCAGCGTCTTCGACTCGACCGGTCTCGCGATTCAGGACGTTGCGGCCGCGCACGTCGCCTACGAACACGCAAACGAAAACGACAACGGGTACGAATTCGACCTCCTCGGCCTCGCCGACGAGTAA
- the thsB gene encoding thermosome subunit beta — MIIMGEDAQRVKDRDAQAYNIRAARAVAEAVRSTLGPKGMDKMLVDSMGDVTITNDGVTILKEMDIDNPTAEMIVEVAETQEDEAGDGTTTAVAIAGELLKNAEDLLEQDIHPTAIIRGFNLASEKAREEVDDIAEQVEPDDEDLLKKVAETSMTGKSSELNKELLADLIVRAVKQVTVEAHDGSHVVDLENISLETQTGRSASESELLTGAVIDKDPVHDDMPVQFDEADVLLLNEPVEVEETDIDTNVSIESPDQLQKFLDQEEAQLKEKVDQIVDSGADVVFCQKGIDDLAQHFLAKKGILAVRRTKKSDIKFLKNITGAAIVSDLDSIEDAALGRASIRRDGDDELFYVEGIGEDVHGVTLLLRGSTDHVVDELERGVQDALDVVASTVADGRVLAGGGAIEVELASRLRNYADSVSGREQLAVEAFADALELVPRVLAENAGLDSIDTLVDLRAAHEEGQVRAGLNVFTGEVEDAFDAGVVETAHAKEQAVASASEAANLVLKIDDIIAAGDLSTGGDDDEGGAPAGGMGGMGGMGGAM, encoded by the coding sequence ATGATCATCATGGGTGAGGACGCGCAGCGCGTCAAAGATCGCGACGCGCAGGCGTACAACATCCGTGCCGCACGCGCAGTCGCCGAGGCAGTACGTTCCACACTCGGTCCGAAAGGGATGGACAAGATGCTCGTCGATTCGATGGGCGACGTGACCATCACGAACGACGGCGTCACCATCCTCAAGGAGATGGACATCGACAACCCGACGGCCGAAATGATCGTCGAAGTCGCCGAGACGCAGGAAGACGAAGCTGGCGACGGAACGACGACCGCGGTCGCTATCGCGGGTGAACTCCTGAAGAACGCAGAGGACCTCCTCGAACAGGATATCCACCCGACGGCAATCATCCGCGGCTTCAACCTCGCCTCCGAAAAGGCCCGCGAGGAAGTCGACGACATCGCAGAGCAGGTCGAACCCGACGACGAGGACCTCCTGAAGAAGGTCGCCGAAACCTCGATGACGGGCAAGAGCTCCGAGCTCAACAAGGAGCTTCTCGCGGACCTCATCGTCCGCGCCGTCAAGCAGGTCACCGTCGAAGCGCACGACGGCTCCCACGTTGTCGACCTCGAAAACATCTCCCTCGAGACGCAGACCGGTCGCTCCGCGTCCGAATCCGAACTTCTCACCGGCGCTGTCATCGACAAGGACCCCGTCCACGACGACATGCCGGTCCAGTTCGACGAGGCCGACGTGCTCCTCCTCAACGAGCCTGTCGAGGTCGAAGAAACGGACATCGACACGAACGTCTCCATCGAAAGCCCCGACCAGCTCCAGAAGTTCCTCGACCAGGAAGAAGCGCAGCTGAAGGAGAAGGTCGACCAGATTGTCGACTCCGGTGCTGACGTCGTCTTCTGCCAGAAGGGCATCGACGACCTCGCCCAGCACTTCCTCGCGAAGAAGGGTATCCTCGCGGTCCGCCGCACGAAGAAGTCCGACATCAAGTTCCTCAAGAACATCACGGGCGCGGCCATCGTCTCGGACCTCGACTCCATCGAGGACGCCGCCCTCGGTCGGGCCTCCATCCGCCGCGACGGCGACGACGAACTGTTCTACGTCGAAGGCATCGGCGAAGATGTCCACGGCGTCACGCTCCTCCTCCGCGGTTCGACCGACCACGTCGTCGACGAACTCGAACGCGGTGTGCAGGACGCCCTCGATGTCGTCGCCTCGACGGTCGCCGACGGCCGCGTCCTCGCCGGTGGCGGTGCCATCGAAGTCGAACTCGCCTCGCGTCTCCGCAACTACGCGGACTCCGTCTCTGGCCGCGAGCAGCTCGCCGTCGAGGCGTTTGCGGACGCACTCGAACTCGTCCCCCGCGTTCTCGCCGAGAACGCCGGTCTCGACTCCATCGACACGCTCGTCGACCTCCGCGCAGCCCACGAAGAAGGGCAGGTCCGCGCTGGCCTGAACGTCTTCACGGGTGAAGTCGAAGACGCCTTCGACGCTGGCGTCGTCGAGACGGCCCACGCGAAAGAGCAGGCTGTTGCCTCCGCCTCCGAAGCCGCGAACCTCGTCCTCAAGATTGACGACATCATCGCTGCTGGTGACCTCTCCACCGGCGGCGACGACGACGAAGGCGGCGCACCCGCTGGCGGCATGGGTGGCATGGGCGGCATGGGCGGCGCGATGTGA
- a CDS encoding DUF7383 domain-containing protein: MPHRANYATVFIGSHLHPATETLNLDWADDAGDETAAFEFDVPTDEPHDPYLGIQAFDVSEYGHEIRINGESLSGFDIPPGDGWQYWVDTITGASLVEGTNTIRIVRDDSGNDAFAIGTVTVHWKEPTPE; encoded by the coding sequence GTGCCACACCGCGCGAACTACGCGACCGTATTCATCGGGTCGCATCTCCATCCCGCTACCGAGACGCTGAACCTCGACTGGGCCGACGACGCCGGCGACGAGACCGCCGCATTCGAGTTCGACGTCCCAACCGACGAACCACACGACCCGTATCTAGGAATCCAGGCGTTCGACGTGAGCGAGTATGGCCACGAAATTCGAATAAACGGCGAGTCGCTCTCCGGGTTCGACATTCCACCGGGAGACGGCTGGCAATACTGGGTCGATACTATCACGGGTGCGAGTCTCGTCGAGGGGACGAACACGATTCGAATTGTCCGTGATGACTCGGGCAACGACGCCTTTGCCATCGGAACAGTGACAGTCCACTGGAAAGAACCGACTCCCGAATAG
- a CDS encoding Rid family detoxifying hydrolase: protein MKRVIETDEAPAAVGAYSQATTNGSLLITAGQIPMTPEGELLDDEDIATQTKQSLDNVMAILDEAGADAGDVMKTTVFLNDIDDFDEMNETYATYFDDEPPARSAVEAGNLPKGVGVEIEAIAVVPEE from the coding sequence ATGAAGCGCGTCATCGAGACAGACGAAGCGCCGGCCGCAGTCGGTGCGTACAGTCAGGCAACGACCAACGGTTCGCTCCTCATCACGGCGGGACAGATTCCCATGACGCCGGAGGGCGAACTCCTCGACGACGAGGACATCGCCACGCAGACCAAGCAGTCCCTCGACAACGTGATGGCCATCCTCGACGAGGCCGGCGCGGACGCGGGCGACGTGATGAAGACGACCGTCTTCCTCAACGATATCGACGACTTCGACGAGATGAACGAGACGTACGCGACGTACTTCGACGACGAGCCGCCGGCCCGTTCGGCCGTCGAAGCCGGAAACCTTCCGAAGGGCGTCGGCGTCGAAATCGAAGCTATCGCCGTCGTTCCGGAGGAGTGA
- a CDS encoding cytochrome d ubiquinol oxidase subunit II, whose translation MTDYGAFATDPLFGLPLEELWFGLVFFILGMFLFLDGFDFGVGALFATRDDEDERETLLAAIGPFWDGNEVWLVVFGGALFAAFPAVYANLFSRHYLLMFAILGALILRGLAPEMYEQRHDEAWQTWWGRSFVVGSVSAPFFIGVFAAHWLLGISSLVSLPGVVVGLAVVALTIVAGVGFLGMKTRGALQRDVVEYGPKAMAAYLALVVVTLGYLVVLRPDLGVIAPIPLALVVITLVSAGGYLVTLREERYTLAFGTVPVLVFAFVALVAVLMFPMADPAVGLTVSDAIISILPLNIMSIAAALLLPLVFSYFGILYSTFRGPIETGESYS comes from the coding sequence ATGACTGACTACGGCGCGTTCGCCACCGACCCGCTTTTCGGCCTTCCGCTCGAAGAGCTATGGTTCGGTCTGGTGTTTTTCATCCTCGGGATGTTTCTGTTCCTCGACGGCTTCGACTTCGGCGTCGGGGCGCTGTTTGCGACCCGCGACGACGAAGACGAACGCGAGACGCTCTTGGCCGCTATCGGACCGTTCTGGGACGGTAACGAGGTGTGGCTCGTCGTCTTCGGCGGGGCGCTTTTCGCCGCGTTTCCGGCCGTGTACGCCAACCTCTTCAGTCGTCACTATCTGCTCATGTTCGCCATCCTCGGGGCGCTCATCCTCCGCGGACTCGCTCCCGAGATGTACGAACAGCGCCACGACGAGGCGTGGCAGACGTGGTGGGGCCGGTCCTTCGTCGTCGGCAGCGTGAGCGCGCCGTTCTTCATCGGTGTGTTCGCCGCGCACTGGCTTCTCGGAATCAGCTCGTTAGTGTCGCTGCCGGGCGTCGTCGTCGGTCTCGCGGTCGTCGCACTCACCATCGTCGCGGGCGTCGGCTTCCTCGGAATGAAGACGCGCGGCGCACTCCAGCGCGACGTGGTCGAATACGGCCCGAAAGCGATGGCCGCCTACCTTGCGCTCGTTGTCGTCACTCTCGGCTACCTCGTCGTCTTGCGTCCGGACCTCGGCGTCATCGCGCCGATTCCACTGGCACTCGTCGTTATCACGCTCGTCTCGGCTGGCGGGTACCTCGTTACGCTCCGAGAAGAGCGGTACACGCTCGCGTTCGGGACCGTTCCCGTCCTCGTGTTCGCGTTCGTCGCGCTCGTGGCGGTGCTCATGTTCCCGATGGCCGACCCTGCAGTCGGGTTGACCGTCTCGGACGCGATTATCTCGATACTCCCGCTGAACATTATGAGCATCGCGGCTGCGCTGTTGTTGCCGCTCGTGTTCTCCTACTTCGGCATCCTGTATTCGACCTTCAGAGGTCCCATCGAAACGGGTGAATCGTACTCCTGA
- a CDS encoding cytochrome ubiquinol oxidase subunit I codes for MLDPVIASRLQFALTTIVHIIFPVMSMGLAPFLIYFTWKDIRTDDPVYEQLRRFWTKIFAISFVVGTVTGIVLEFEFGTNFAAFSTAAGELFGGPLATEGMMAFMLEATFLGVFVFGREKVSDALYMVSAVAVGLGTWLSAVWILVANSWMQTPRGFELVRESDQLVISLVDPIAAYANPRFPWMFVHMQNAAVLSVALFMAGVAAYHIWQRGIDAEDNQQSARFWRKTLKIALVVLLVTAPFQAIHGDAYGRHVYETQPQKFAAMEAVWETDSYVPEYLFAVPTSLEHITDPRAKELLGIGIPGGASWLASGGNPQAEITGLNEFETEAPPVAIVFWSFRLMVAAGFWFILLAFWAAYRWWTDELYDDDLLHKAFVGSSLLGIFAVEVGWIVTEVGRQPWVIQGVLKTQDGVSPGLTGFEATLTLVGFVFVYTGLLGLYTYVIRRIIREGPPSVDGTSPTETATPSGVSGDD; via the coding sequence ATGCTCGACCCAGTCATCGCCAGTCGGCTGCAGTTCGCGCTCACCACTATCGTCCACATCATCTTCCCCGTGATGAGCATGGGTCTCGCACCCTTCCTCATCTACTTCACGTGGAAGGATATTCGCACTGACGACCCGGTGTACGAACAGCTCAGGCGGTTCTGGACGAAGATTTTCGCCATCTCCTTCGTCGTCGGGACGGTGACCGGAATCGTTCTCGAATTCGAGTTCGGGACGAACTTCGCCGCGTTTTCGACCGCCGCGGGCGAGTTGTTCGGCGGCCCGCTGGCTACCGAAGGGATGATGGCGTTCATGCTGGAAGCGACGTTCCTCGGGGTGTTCGTCTTCGGCCGCGAGAAGGTCTCGGACGCCCTCTACATGGTTTCGGCCGTCGCCGTCGGTCTCGGAACGTGGCTTTCTGCGGTCTGGATTCTCGTCGCCAACTCGTGGATGCAGACTCCCCGCGGATTCGAACTCGTGCGCGAGAGCGACCAACTCGTCATCTCGCTCGTCGACCCCATCGCGGCCTACGCTAACCCGCGGTTCCCGTGGATGTTCGTCCACATGCAGAACGCCGCGGTCCTCTCGGTCGCGCTGTTCATGGCCGGCGTCGCAGCGTACCACATCTGGCAGCGCGGCATCGACGCAGAGGACAACCAACAGAGCGCGCGATTCTGGCGGAAGACGCTGAAAATCGCGCTCGTCGTGCTCCTCGTGACCGCGCCGTTCCAAGCGATTCACGGCGACGCCTACGGTCGCCACGTCTACGAGACACAACCGCAGAAGTTCGCCGCCATGGAGGCCGTCTGGGAGACAGACAGCTACGTTCCGGAGTACCTCTTCGCCGTCCCGACCAGCCTCGAACACATCACCGACCCGCGCGCTAAGGAACTGCTTGGTATCGGTATTCCCGGCGGCGCGTCGTGGTTGGCCAGCGGCGGCAATCCGCAGGCCGAGATTACCGGCTTGAACGAATTCGAGACGGAGGCTCCGCCGGTCGCCATCGTCTTCTGGTCGTTCCGTCTCATGGTCGCCGCCGGCTTCTGGTTCATCCTGCTCGCCTTCTGGGCGGCGTATCGCTGGTGGACCGACGAGTTGTACGACGACGACCTGTTGCACAAGGCGTTCGTCGGCTCGTCGCTCCTCGGTATCTTCGCCGTCGAAGTCGGCTGGATCGTCACCGAGGTCGGCCGCCAGCCGTGGGTCATTCAAGGTGTATTGAAGACCCAAGACGGCGTCTCACCGGGACTGACCGGCTTCGAGGCGACCCTCACGCTCGTCGGGTTCGTCTTCGTGTACACCGGCCTGCTCGGACTGTACACCTACGTCATCCGGCGCATCATCCGCGAGGGACCGCCATCTGTCGATGGGACCAGTCCCACCGAGACTGCGACACCGTCGGGGGTGAGCGGCGATGACTGA